The DNA window AATAAAAGTAATAAGTACCGTAAAACTAAAAAGAAAGGATGTCATGCACAGTTAAAGTGCATATAAAATGCCAAAAAGTTAATGCTGAGTATTGGTTTCTAGAGACATGTAGTTGATTTTTGGTTTTTGAGAAACAGATGTTTGTAGCTCTCGTATGAGTTCAATTTTTTGACAATAATCAATTTGCTTGCGGTCCTGTAAGCATGTTTTAATCAATGGGCAGGTCATATTGGAGCATTTTTTATTGTTTGACATCATGTTGTATTGAATTAGCTAAAGTTGTGCCAAATAAAATTAAGTAAAATCAAGTAGATAGATCTGGCCTCGTTTGTCTTAGTGTGTCATTTTTGTTCTTTGAGTGTCTTTTATGTCGCATTGGCTTGGGATAAGGTCCGTCTTACTCAGATTTTTGGACATTGGTGCTAAATGCTTGTAAACAATAAGGAATGAAAATATTGATTTCGAATGATGATGGAATTTACGCTCCTGGGATTGCTAAACTAGAAGAAGCCATGCAAGAAATAGGAGATGTGGTTGTGGTAGCTCCTAACAGTGAGCAAAGTGGAGCGGCGCACTCATTAACCTTACATCGACCCTTGCGTATAACGCAACATAGTCAAAATCGTTATTCAGTGGATGGAACACCCACTGACTGTGTTTATCTGGCTATGTTAGAGATTTTTAAAGATGATCATCCTGATATAATTGTATCCGGTATCAATCATGGAGCTAATTTGGGCAATGATATTACTTATTCCGGCACTGTATCTGCAGCATTGGAAGGTGTTTTATTGGGAATTCCATCCATTGCATTTTCCTTGGTCTATCAAAGAGATGAAGTTTTAAACTTCACTCAAGCTCAAAGGGCTGCAAAAAAAATTGTAAAAATGTTAGATCAATATCCTTTGCCCAAGCATACCTTGTACAATGTTAACATTCCCAATGTGCAACATAACAATGATTTAGACATAGAGTTTACATATCAGGGCAACAAACAATATGAAAGTGCCACCATAGAAAAAATAGATCCAAGAGGAAAAAAGTATTATTGGATAGGTGGAGATATTTTAGAGTTTGATAAAGACCCTGGCTCTGACTCTAATGCAATAAGGGAAGGCAAGATATCCATTTCTCCTATTCGTATTGATATGACCAACCACGACTATTTAAAAACCTTACAAGAAAGTTATGCAAAATCTGACTAAACCGCATTTTAAAGCTGGTAAAATGCTAGAGCAATGGGTGTTGCCCAAAGGAATTAGCAATAAAGATGTTATCCAAGCAATGGCATCCATTCCCAGGCATCATTTTGTGCCAGAGGCATTTTCTTTGCATGCATACGGTGAAAAGGCACTGCCTATAGGGCATGATCAAACTATATCACAGCCTTATATTGTGGCGTTAATGACTCAAGCCATGTTGGATACACTTGGCCATACCCCCAAAAAGGTTTTAGAAATTGGCACGGGATCGGGGTACCAAGCTGCAGTTTTAGATCGCTTGGGCATATCTGTGTTTTCAATTGAAAGAATACAGGCTTTGGCCAGTGTCGCTAAAAAAAGATTAGAAGCTCTAGGCTTTCATAAAGTTTTGGTTAAAACCGGTAATGGAAGTTTGGGATGGAGTGAGTTTGCACCTTATGAGGCCATCATGATAACTGCAGCCATCAAAAAAATTCCACAAAGATTATTTGAGCAGCTGGCAGATAGAGCTGTTCTGGTAGCGCCAGTGAATGAAGGAAAAGAAGAACACTCTCTTTATGTATATTTAAAAGAGAACAATAAAATTAAAAAACGTTTTCTAGGTTCATGCAAATTCGTTCCATTTATTATATAGTTTTTTCTTTACTATGTTTAAGTTGCCACAACAAAGGTGGCGTCATTCATACGGTTGAAAGAGGCGAAACAGCCTATAGGATTGCACACACGTATCAAGTTCAGTTAAAAGAAATAAAAAAAGCCAATCCCCGTTTGCAGATGAGTCGAATTTATCCGGGACAAAAAATTTTAATACCTGGAGCTAAACAAAATAAAGAGGTTCAAAAATTTATTGAACAAAGTATGGAAAAGCAGCGTTATGCTCAATCCAAAAAAGTAAACAAAGAAAAAAAATCACGCAGGCTCAGTAAAAGTTATAGTCAAAAAAATTCAAAAAAAAGGTTCAAATTTAAATGGCCTTATCAAGGTCAAGTGACAGCAAAGTATGGAAAAAAAAATGGTAAGATGCACAACGGTATAGATATACAAACCCCTCCCGGAAAAACCTTAAAGGCTGCAGAAAAAGGACAGATTGTTTATGCGAGCTCTTCATTAGAAGGGTATGAAAAAATGATTATCATTCAGCATGGACAAGCTGTATTTACGGTCTATGCTTACTTGGGTGAATTTTTGGTCACCAAAGGCGATAAAGTCAATAAAGGACAAGCCATAGCAAAGACTAAAAAAATTAAACCTTCATTTTATCACTTTGAAATTCGCATGCAAAAAACAGCACTTGACCCAGAAAAACATTTAGCTGTTAATTAAAGGTTTCTCTTCTGCATTAGAGCTTAAGGGCATACTTTCCATAAACTCTATTTTATTTTGCGATTGTTTGAGCTTTTTATAGGTTTTGTCATAGGCGGACCCTGCATGATTTAAATGTTTGCCTAGTTTATCCAATTCAATTTCTAATTGATCGATATCAAGTTTAAACTTATTGATATAAGAGAGTATTTCTTGGGCTCTTTCTTCAATTTGTAATCCTCGTAAACCTAATAATATAGCTTGCAAGTAAGCATATAAGCTATTGGGTGAGACAGGGATTACTTTTTTTTGTAAAGCAATGTTAAGTAAAGTTTGTCCACTGCTATCTGTGTACTCTTTTAAAAAAGCTTCATAGTAAATTTGCTCGGCAGGTAGAAACATAAGTGCAAAGTCTAAAGTATTTTCATCTGGACGGATGTACTTTTGGCTAATTTTATCGATATGGTTTTTAATATCACGAACAAATTGTTTAAGGTGAACGTCCTTTTCTTTTTCAGTGACATCTTCAACATGCATCTTTTGAAAGTTTTCCAAAGGAAACTTAGCGTCCATGGGCACAATTTTTTTATTGGCCAGGTAAATCACTGAGTCTACAATATCACCCGAGGCAAAACGATATTGCATTTTAAAGTGGGCTGTGGGGAGCAAGTGACTTAAAATTTCTTCCAAACCTTTTTCACCCAAGTGACCACGAAATTTAGGTGATCTAAATAACTGCTGAAGCTTTGAGACCTCTTCGCCTACTGAAGCAATACTTTTTCCTGTTTCTTCAATGCGGCCCATTTTTTCTTTAAGATCTCCAAATACAGAAGCATTTTTTTCTAAATGCGAACTCACACTATCATAGCTTTTTTGTAAAACAGACGAGGTGTGATGCATATGCGAGTCCACTTTGTTTTCTAGGCGGTGGTAAATGTCTTGAACTTTTTGAGTTGTGGTATCCCTGTTTTCATTAATTTGTCTGGATAAATAATCAAGCTGACTTCCTAGATGCTGTAAGCTGTTTTTTTGGCTATAAATTAAAAATATCAAGACAACACTGCCAATTCCCAAAACAAGTAAGGCTGTCATTAATATTTGCGTCAAACTCATAAGCTGATCCTAGGCTTGATTGCTATAATAATCAAGTTAAGAGTTTGACACAGCTTCAATCTTTATTCAATGGCACCATTGGTAAAGTCAGACATGTCATGGCGTTTGTACTGGCTTTTGCTTACTTTTGGGTCTCTTATTCTGGAAGGGTTACCTTTGCCTTGAATGCCCATGGTTATTTTGGCAAACCCGGTTCTTAAAGACCCGCCCAAAGTCCTTACAATGGCAATCGACCCAACAGCAACCAGAGCAACAATAATGAGGTACTCTGTCATTCCCTGACCAGAAATAGTTTTCTTTTTATTTTGAATAAGCTTTGAATCAACAAGCTTAAGTTTTGGTTTTATGGTGGGCTTTTTAAATTTTAAAAAATACTCAGTTAAATACATGGGCTGCATGCTTTCATTGGGTTTTGGGGTGTAAATTTGATACTTGCGGTTCATTGTAAACTCCTTTGGTTTGATTGAATGGTTCACCTTCATCATCGATAGGCTGACTTAAATAAGCTTCAACTTGCGATTGTCGTGCCATAAGACTTTGATTCATTTTTTTTGGGAGATCAAAAAAGAGTATAAGCGAGCTTACTATAATCCATGCAATAACAATATACTCGATCAAGGCCTGTCCTTTTGATTTAAAATGTTTCATGAGCCATGGCTTTTGCAAAAACAATGCAAAAAAATTTGTCTTTGCAGTATGAGCTACGATGGCTTTTTCTTATTATTAGCTTGGATAGCGTTTGGTTTTCGTACTTAAGGGTATGAAAAATAGTTGGTAAAAAATGGTCATGCTGTTAGATAGATTGTGTGAAAGATAAAAAATATTTTGATCAACATGTTTTTGTGTGTACCAATCAAAGACCCGATGACTCTGCCAAAGGCTGTTGTTATAGCAAAGGGGCAGAAAACATTCTTTTACGTCTAAAACAAGAAGTTAAAAAACTAAAAACAGATAAAAAAATAAGGATCAACAAAGCCGGTTGCTTGGGACGATGTTCAGAGGGCATTGCTGTGGTTGTGTATCCAGATATGCAGTGGTTTTTAAATGTGCAAGACAGTGATGTTGAAAATATTGTTCTGTGTTTAAAGAATAATCTATAAAAATACAGGCATATTTTTGTTGTGATTGAATAAAAATTTAAAGATTTAAGTAGGTTTAACAGCATTTGACCTGACTGATTATGCGCTTGCGTTAGGAGAACTTCCTATGCTACAAACACGTGATTAAAGGCTTTTTTATGTTTTCTAGAGTTAAATATAAGCAATTTTTTATGCTTTGCATGTTTGCATGTCTCATCTTAGGGTTATCTTGTAAAACCCAGGTTTCTACAACGGAAAAAGCCTATAGAGTAACGTCTTCTTCTGAGAGCAAAAATAAAGTGTCAGGTAGTTATTCTCATTCAAGCCATAAACAACATGTTTTTTATGAACCTCCACCTAAAGTTATCGAGCAGGGAAACCCTAAGCATCAAACGAGAAATAAAAAAGAAAAAAATACATCGAGAAGTATGAATTCAGCAGATGAACAGAAAAATATTATTGAGGAGGCTGTTCCCATTCTTGATCAAGAAGAAATTGTTGTTGATGGTGAAAATGAGTTGTTACCAGAGATTGATAGTCAGCTGGCTGATGAGCAAGATGCTTTGCTACAAGCAAAAATAGACTATGAAAATGCAATAAATCGTAGCAATCAACAATGGTTTGTTTTTCAGACGGATTTAGGCAATTTTGACCAGTTAGAACCCAGTTCTAAAACAGCGTCATATAGGGAAAATTATCAAGTAAAAGAGGATGCGCAGTGTACAGGCACCAGAGCCAATAAAACATTTAACGACTGTGATGTTTTTTCTATTCAGTATACAGAAATTAGTGATCAAAAGGCATACATCAATCGTTGGGATAAAAGAAACTTTCCCATCAAAATTGCTTTACATGAACAAGCTCCAGATTGGGTTATGACTGAAACAAAAAAAGTAACTGATCGATACAATGAGTTGTTTTTAGAATTAAATATTATTGAAGAAGGTGAGCAAGTTTTTGAATTTTTACCCAATAAAACATCAGAGTTTACTTATGGTGATGGTATAATTTCAGTGGCGTTTATGACATCTAGTGATGTTACAGAAGATGATGCTTTGGGAATAACATGGATAAAGTCAAATCCATCGACAGGTGAAATTGGTGATGCAGATATTTTAATGCAGCTCGATCCTATCATGAACCATTATTATGATAATCTAAATGTACCCATTACTATAGTTTATCAATTTGCTTTTGGGCATGAATTAGCGCATGCTCTGGGTTTTGGCCATAATAATATTATATTCAAAGACTCTCAAGAAGATTATCGTACTTTGATGATTGGAAGAACTGTATCAGACCTTCTTCCTATTGATCAGTGGTTTTCAGATGAATATCCCTTTGATTATGATCGAATGTTGATTAGGTATACCTATGATGATGCCTTTGTATTTGAAGAACATGCTTTTCATCCTGGTGGGGAAGCCAAGTACAAATTGATTAGAAAATAAAAATATCATTCTTTCCAGCCCATGTTACTCCAGATTTGATCAAAGTTGAGAGTTTGTCTGCATACGGATATTTCATTGTCTTTTGTTAACATAGCCTCAGCTGCATAGGGCCTAAAGTTATATAAAGAACTCATGCTGCTGCCATAACCTCCGCTGGACAAAATAGCGAGGTAGTCACCTTCTTGAGACTTGGGAAAACTTAAGTCAGGGTTAAAAACATCTCCAGACTCACAGAGGTAACCTTCTATTTTTGTAGACACACAGTTTTCATGTGGGCGGCTTAAATTGATAATTTCGTGATAAGACTGATAAAAAGCGGGTCTGATGAGATGGTTAAAACCCGTATCAAGAATTAAGCATTGCTGATAGGCAAGTTCCTTTACAACATTGACCTTACAAATCAAAGCGGTGGATTCTGCCACTAAAAACTTTCCAGGTTCAAAGCGGATGTCTAAATGGCTCAGTTTATACTCAGATAACTTCTGTTGTAAAACCTTGGCAAAACTGTCAAGGTCAATTTGTTTTTGTTGCCGTTGGTGTCTTACACCAAAGCCACCTCCAAGATCAACAAACTTTAAGTCATTTAAGCTTTGAGCAAGAGA is part of the bacterium genome and encodes:
- the surE gene encoding 5'/3'-nucleotidase SurE — translated: MKILISNDDGIYAPGIAKLEEAMQEIGDVVVVAPNSEQSGAAHSLTLHRPLRITQHSQNRYSVDGTPTDCVYLAMLEIFKDDHPDIIVSGINHGANLGNDITYSGTVSAALEGVLLGIPSIAFSLVYQRDEVLNFTQAQRAAKKIVKMLDQYPLPKHTLYNVNIPNVQHNNDLDIEFTYQGNKQYESATIEKIDPRGKKYYWIGGDILEFDKDPGSDSNAIREGKISISPIRIDMTNHDYLKTLQESYAKSD
- a CDS encoding protein-L-isoaspartate(D-aspartate) O-methyltransferase: MQNLTKPHFKAGKMLEQWVLPKGISNKDVIQAMASIPRHHFVPEAFSLHAYGEKALPIGHDQTISQPYIVALMTQAMLDTLGHTPKKVLEIGTGSGYQAAVLDRLGISVFSIERIQALASVAKKRLEALGFHKVLVKTGNGSLGWSEFAPYEAIMITAAIKKIPQRLFEQLADRAVLVAPVNEGKEEHSLYVYLKENNKIKKRFLGSCKFVPFII
- a CDS encoding peptidoglycan DD-metalloendopeptidase family protein, whose translation is MQIRSIYYIVFSLLCLSCHNKGGVIHTVERGETAYRIAHTYQVQLKEIKKANPRLQMSRIYPGQKILIPGAKQNKEVQKFIEQSMEKQRYAQSKKVNKEKKSRRLSKSYSQKNSKKRFKFKWPYQGQVTAKYGKKNGKMHNGIDIQTPPGKTLKAAEKGQIVYASSSLEGYEKMIIIQHGQAVFTVYAYLGEFLVTKGDKVNKGQAIAKTKKIKPSFYHFEIRMQKTALDPEKHLAVN
- a CDS encoding DNA recombination protein RmuC gives rise to the protein MSLTQILMTALLVLGIGSVVLIFLIYSQKNSLQHLGSQLDYLSRQINENRDTTTQKVQDIYHRLENKVDSHMHHTSSVLQKSYDSVSSHLEKNASVFGDLKEKMGRIEETGKSIASVGEEVSKLQQLFRSPKFRGHLGEKGLEEILSHLLPTAHFKMQYRFASGDIVDSVIYLANKKIVPMDAKFPLENFQKMHVEDVTEKEKDVHLKQFVRDIKNHIDKISQKYIRPDENTLDFALMFLPAEQIYYEAFLKEYTDSSGQTLLNIALQKKVIPVSPNSLYAYLQAILLGLRGLQIEERAQEILSYINKFKLDIDQLEIELDKLGKHLNHAGSAYDKTYKKLKQSQNKIEFMESMPLSSNAEEKPLINS
- a CDS encoding (2Fe-2S) ferredoxin domain-containing protein translates to MKDKKYFDQHVFVCTNQRPDDSAKGCCYSKGAENILLRLKQEVKKLKTDKKIRINKAGCLGRCSEGIAVVVYPDMQWFLNVQDSDVENIVLCLKNNL